CGGCACCGCCGAGGACTGCCTGGACGTCGTCTACTCCGACTCCCGCGCGGGGCTGTACAAGAAGCTGGTCGTCGGCCGCGACGGCACGCTGCTCGGCGGCATCCTGGTCGGCGACGCGGAGGCCTACGGGACGCTGCGCGCCTTCACCGGCTCGGTCCCGCCGGTCTCCCCCGAGTCGCTCGTCCTGCCCGCCGGTGCCGGGGCCCCGGTCCAGCTGGGCCCGTCCGCGCTCCCGGACGACGCGGTGATCTGCTCCTGCCACAACGTCACCAAAGGCAGCATCCGCGGCGCGGTCACCGACCACCAGTGCACGACCGTGCCCGAGGTGAAGAAGTGCACCAAGGCCGGTACGGGCTGCGGCTCCTGCGTCAAGGTGCTCGGCCAATTGGTCACCGCCGAGCTGGAGGCGAGCGGCGTCGAGGTCGACAAGGGCCTGTGCGGCTGCTTCGCGCAGACCCGCGAGGAGCTGTACGAGATCGTCCGCGCCCTGCGGGTCACCTCCTACCGGGAACTGCTCGACCGGCACGGCCGTGAGGGCGCGCGGGGCGGCGACGGCTGCGAGGTCTGCAAGCCGGCGGTCGGCTCGATCATCGCCTCCCTGGCCCCCGCGATCGGCGCGAGCGGCTACGTCCTGGAGGGCGAGCAGGCCGCGCTCCAGGACACCAACGACCACTTCCTGGCCAACCTCCAGAAGAACGGCTCGTACTCCGTCGTCCCGCGCATCCCCGGCGGCGAGATCGCCCCGGAGAAGCTGATCGTCATCGGCGAGATCGCCCGGGACTTCGGGCTCTACACGAAGATCACCGGCGGCCAGCGCATCGACATGTTCGGTGCCCGCGTCGAGCAGCTGCCGGTGATCTGGGCGCGGCTGGTGGACGCCGGGTTCGAGTCCGGGCACGCGTACGGGAAGTCGCTGCGCACCGTGAAGTCCTGCGTGGGGCAGACCTGGTGCCGGTACGGCGTCCAGGACTCGGTGCGGATGGCGATCGACCTGGAGCTGCGCTACCGGGGACTCAGGTCGCCGCACAAGCTGAAGTCGGCGGTCTCCGGGTGCGCCCGCGAGTGCGCCGAGGCCCAGTCCAAGGACTTCGGCGTGATCGCCACCTCCAACGGCTGGAACCTCTACGTCGGCGGCAACGGCGGCGCCACCCCGCGCCACGCGGACCTGCTGGCGCAGGACCTCTCGGACGCCGAACTGGTCCGGCTCATCGACCGGTTCCTGATGTTCTACATCCGCACCGCCGACAAGCTGGAGCGCACCTCCACCTGGCTGGAGCGCATCCCCGGCGGCCTGGACCACGTACGGGACGTCGTCGTGCACGACTCGCTCGGCATCTGCGACGAGCTGGAGTCCCTGATGCGCGCCCACGTCTCGCACTACCGCGACGAGTGGGCCGAGACCATCAACGACCCCGAGAAGCTGGCCCGGTTCGTGTCCTTCGTGAACGCGCCCGACACCCCCGACCCGGTCGTGGGCTTCGTGCCCGAGCGCGACCAGATGAAGCCCGACCTGCCGCTGCTGAACATCGGCATGCGGCGCACCGAGGAAGACCTCCTGGAAGGAAGCACCCGGCGATGACCCTGGCACCCGAGACGACCGACCTCAAGGTCCTGCTGCGGCTGACCGACGACTGGTTCACGGCGTGCGACCTCGGCGCCCTGCTCCCCGGCCGGGGCGTGGCGGCCCTGCTCCCGGACGGCGGCCAGGTGGCCCTCTTCCGGGACCGGGAGGGCGGGCTGTACGCCATCGACAACCGGGACCCGTTCACCGGCGCCGCGGTCCTCTCCCGCGGCCTGACCGGCACCCACCAGGGCCGCCCGTTCGTCGCCTCCCCGCTGCTCAAGCAGCGCTTCGACCTCAGCACCGGGGAGTGCCTGGACGACGAGGCGGTACGGGTGGCGGTGTACGAGGTGAAGGCGGCCTGAGTCGGCCTGCGTCCGCAACGTTCTTGACCGTTCGTTCCAGATGGATCTAGGCTGCGACACGTGGCCAGGACCAAGGAGTTCGATCCGGACGCCGCGCTGCGGGCAGCCCTGGAGCTGTTCTGGGAGCGCGGCTACGAGGGGACGTCGATGTCCGACCTCGTGGAGCGTCTCGGCGTCGGACGCGCCAGCATCTACGCGACCTTCGGCAACAAGCGCGAGCTGTACCTGAAGGCGCTGGCGCGGTACGAGGAGGGGCTGCTGCCGGATCTGCTGGCGGACCTGTCCCGGCCGGGCGCCGCCCTGCCGGGCGTCCGGTCCCTGGTGCGGCGCTACGCCGCCGAGGCGACCGCCGGCGAACTGCGCCTGCGCGGCTGTTTCGTCACCAACACCGCCGCCGAGCTGGCCCCGCACGACCCGGTCGCCGCGCGGCGGGTCGAGCGCAACTGGGACCAGCTGGAGACCGTGCTGCACTCGACGCTGACCCGGGCCGCGGCCCAGGGCGAACTGCCCGCCGGCCGCGACCCGCTCACCCTCGCCCGCATGCTGCTGGTGCTGCTGCAGGGCATGCGGGTGGTGGGGAAGGCGTCGGCGGACCCGGCCAGGCTGCGGGACGCGGCGGAACAGGCACTCGCGCTGCTCGACTGAGAACCCGCGACAGCACCTTCCCCGCGACGGGGACCTTCCGCGCGCTCTCACACCTCCATACTGAACCGAACGGTCAAGAAAAAGAGGAGATTCATGACCACCCAGCGCTTCACCGACAGGACCGCCCTCGTCACCGGCGCGGGCTCCGGCATCGGCCGGGCCGTCGCCCTCGCCCTCGCCGCCGAGGGCGCGAACGTCGTCGTCGCCGGACGCGGGCGGGAACCGCTCGACGAGACGGTGGCCCTGATCGAGGCGGCGGGCGGCAAGGCGCTGGCCGTCACCGCCGACGTCTCCCGCCCCGACGACGTACGCGCCGTCGTGGACGCCGCCGTCGACCACTTCGGCTCCCTGGACGTGGCAGTCAACAACGCCGGCGTCTTCCGCGGCGGAGTCCCCCTGGCCGACCTGCCCGAGGCGGACTGGCACGCGCAGCTCGACATCAACGTCACCGGCGTCTTCCTCGCCCTCGCGGCCGAGGTGCGGCAGATGCGCGCCCAGCCGCGCGGCGGGGCCATCGTGAACATCGCCTCCACCTTCGGCGCGCACAAGCGCAGCCCGGGCGCCGCGGCCTACGCCGCCACGAAGGCGGCCGTCTCGGCACTGACCCGGGGCGCCGCCATCGACCACATCGCCGACGGCGTCCGCATCAACGCCGTCAGCCCCGGCGCCACGGCGACCTCGATGTCCCTGCGCCCCGGGGAGACGGAGGAGGGCCGGGCCGAGCGCATGCGGGGCGAGACACCGCTCGGCCGGGTCTCGTCGGTGGCGGAGGTCGCGGCGGCGGTGCTGTACCTGGCGTCGGACGACGCGGCGTCGGTGGTGGGCACGGACCTGGTGGTGGACGGCGGCCAGACGGCCTGAGCCGCCCGCGTGCCGCCCGCACGTCATAAGTTGTCCATGGCCCGTCAATCAGGCCGCCCTAGGGTCCGTGACCGCACGCTCCCGTCGCCGTCCGGCGGCGGGAGAGGCCATGACACCCGGAGGCAGCAGTGGATCGTCGTACCCTCCTGCGCACGGCCGTCGTCGGCGGCTCGGCCGTTCTCGGCGGAACCCTGTGGCGCGGTGCCGCGTACGCCGCCCCCGCCCAGCCCGGCAGCGGACCGTACGGGGCGCTCGGCTCACCCGACGCCAACGGCCTCCGCCTGCCCGCCGGCTTCACGAGCAGGGTGATCGCCCGTTCCGGCCAGAAGGTGCCGGGCACCTCGTACACCTGGCACGGCGCACCGGACGGCGGCGCCTGCTACCCGGACGGCTCCGGCTGGATCTACGTCTCCAACTCGGAGGTCAACCCCTCCGGCGGGGCGAGCGCGGTGCGGTTCTCCGCCACGGGCGCCGTCACCTCGGCGTACCGCGTGCTCTCCGGCACCCGCCAGAACTGCGCGGGCGGCCGGACGCCGTGGAACACCTGGCTGTCCTGCGAGGAGGTGGACCGCGGCTACGTGTACGAGACCGACCCGTGGGGCGTGAAGGCCGCGGTGCGGCGGGACGCCATGGGCCGCTTCAAGCACGAGGCGGCGGCGGCCGACCCGGTCCGCGAGGTGGTGTACCTGACGGAGGACGTCACCGACGGCTGCTTCTACCGCTTCCGCCCGACCACCTGGGGCGACCTGTCCTCCGGCACGCTGGAGGTGCTGGTGGCGGGCTCGGCCACCAGCGGACCGGTGACCTGGGCGCGGGTCCCCGACCCCTCCGGTGCCACCGCGACCCGCAACCAGGTCTCCGGCGCCAAGCGCTTCAACGGCGGCGAGGGCTGCTACTACGCGGACGACACCTGCTGGTTCACCACCAAGGGCGACAACCGCGTCTGGCAGTACGACGCGGCCGGGCAGACCGTCGAACTGGCCTACGACGACTCCCTGGTGACGTCCGGCGGGGCCCCGCTGACCGGCGTCGACAATGTCACCGGCAGCTCCTCCGGCGACCTGTTCGTCGCGGAGGACGGCGGCAACATGGAGATCTGCGTGATCACTCCGAACGACGTCGTCGCCCCCTTCCTGCGTATCGACGGGCAGTCCGGCTCGGAGATCACCGGGCCGGCGTTCTCACCCGACGGCACCCGGCTGTACTTCTCCAGCCAGCGGGGCACGAGCGGGAGTTCGTCCGGCGGGATCACCTACGAGGTGCGCGGGCCGTTCCGGAGCTAGTCCAGGCCCCGCAGGGCCTCGTACGTGACCCCCGTCAGCCGTTCGGAGGCGGCCCACAGCCGCTCCCCCATCGCGTCGTCGAGGGTCCAGGGCGCCCGCCGGGACGGCGCGGGCGCCCCGCGCCACATCGCGAAGGACGGGCCGGTGAAGGAGTCGGACGGGACGCCGGGGGCGGTCGCCGCGTACAGGACGGGCAGCGCGCCCGCCTCCGCGGGCTGGGCGACGACCCGGGCGGCCAGCCCCATCAGCCGGGTCGCCAGCCGGCGCCCCTCGGCGCGCGGTCCCGCGGTCATGAGGTTGGTGCGCGCGTATCCCGGGTGGGCGGCGACCGCGCGCACGTCCCAGGCGTCGTCGCGGGCCGCGAGGCGGCGGGCCAGTTCGTGGGTGAAGAGCAGGTTGGCCGATTTCGAGCGGCCGTAGGCGGTCCAACGCCCGTACCGACGCACGCTGTTCAGGTCGCGCGGATCGACTTTGCCCAGCGCGTGCAGGAAGCTGGAGACGGTCACGACCCGCGCGCCCGGGGTGGCGAGCAGGGTGGGCAGCAGCAGCCCGGTGAGGGCGAAGTGGCCCAGGTGGTTGACGCCGAACTGGGTCTCGAAGCCGTCCGTCGTCGTCCCGTGCGGCAGCGCCATCACCCCGGCGTTGTTGACGAGCAGGTCGAGCCGCTCGTACGGCAGCCCGTACGCGAACTCGCGGATGCCCGCCAGGTCCCCGAGGTCCAGCCGCCCCGGCTCCACCGCGACCTCCGGCACCTCCGCGAGCAGGCGCTCCACGGCCGCGCTCCCCCGCTCCTCGCTGCGGCAGGCGAGCACCACGCGCGCCCCCTTGCGCGCCAGTTCCCGGGCGACCACGTAGCCGAGGCCGCTGTTGGCTCCGGTGACGACGGCGACCCGCCCGTCCAGGCCGGGGATGTCGCCCGTGTTCCAGCCGGTCATCAGCGGCTCCTTCCCTGCTCCGGACCCGTCTCACCGTACGCGCCCCACGGCCCCGAACGGAGAGCTACCGTCCGGTCACGTCACGTTCGCGTCACGAGTCCTTCATATCGCCACCACATCTCCGGTACCTCAATAGCTTCGTCACCTCATATCCGCTCATCCACACCATTCCTCATCCACACCACCCTGGGACTCCCGATGAACCTGCTCCGCAAGCCCGCCGCCGTGGCCGTCGCCGCGCTGGCCCTGGCCGCCCTGCCGGCCGCCGCCCAGGCGCACGACGGCACCCACCCGTTCAAGAACTGCACCGAGGCGTACGACAACGGGTACTCCAACATCAAGGAGGGCGACCCGCACTACGGCGCGCACCTCGACCGCGACCAGGACGGCGTCGGCTGCGACAAGCCGCCCGCCGGCTTCGAGCCCGCCGACGACTCGGGTGACTCCGGCGACTCCGGAGAGAAGGCGACCGACGACAACGCGGGCACCGGCAGCGGCAAGGGCTCCGGCGGCGACCAGGCCGCCGGGCAGCAGGGCACCGACCTGGCCGAGACCGGCGGCGACGACAGCACGCCCTACATCGCGGCGGGCGGCGCGATCGTCGTGCTGGCCGGCGGCGGACTGCTGCTGGCCGTCGGCAAGCGGCGCGGCAACGGCGCCGCCTGACCCGCGTACCGGAGCCGGAGCCCCCGCCCGTTCAGCGGCGGGGCTCCGGCGTCTTCAGACTGAAGGCGGCGCTGCTCAGCCAGCGCCGCGCGGCCCGGGCGACCGGGCGCTCCACGAACCGCTGCACGACGTACGACAGCGCGACCAGGGCGACGACGGTGATCCCGACCACGGCCCACGGGTGGGCCCGGTCGCCGAAGCGGTGCAGGATGTTCACGCCGATGGCGTCGTGCAGCAGGTAGAGCGGGAAGGTCAGCGTGCCCGCGACGGTCAGCCCGCGCCAGCGGATCCACCGGGTCCAGCCGAGCGCGACCGCGGCGATCAGCAGGAAGAAGACCGTGATGACCAGGACCAGCCAGCCGCGCCACGGCGACCAGGAGTCCCAGTTCAGGCGGCCCCCGTCGGGTGTCAGCAGGTAGTGCAGCGCCACCAGCCACGACATGGCGACGATGCCCCAGAGCAGCGGCGTCGGCCGGTAGCGGTACATGAGGTAGAAGGCCATGCCCGCGATGAAGTACGGCGCGGAGGGCGGGTTGACCAGCAGCGTCAGCAAGCGGATGTCGGCACTGGGTGCCAGCACGGCGGCGACCGTCCAGAGCCCGCAGTAGATCACCACGCGCTGGTAGGTCAGGCCCTTCCACACCACGACCGCGAACGTGAGGTAGAAGCACATCTCCGGCCAGAGCGTCCAGTAGACCGAGTCGAGGTGCTCCACCCCGAGCGGGGTCTGGAGCATCGTCAGGTTGGCGAAGAGCACGCGCGGTGACGGGTGCCCGAACGGGTTGTCGGCGAAGAAGATCACGCACGCGGTGATCGCGACGGCCGCCCAGTACATCGGGTACAGCCGGGTGACGCGGGAGATGAAGAAGTCACGCGGAGTGCGGCCCCACGCGCTCATGCAGATGACGAAACCGCTGATCAGGAAGAACAGCTCGACACCGAGCCGGCCGAAGGCGAAGTAGCCGTGCGCCACCGGGAACACGTCCTCGACGGGGCGGTCCCAGATGGTCTGCATCGTGGACGGCGCCTGGCCGACGAAGTGGAAGAAGACCACGGCCAGGGCGGCCAGGAACCGCAGTCCGTCCAGCGCGGCGAGCCGGTCCCTGCGGACGGGGGGACCGGCCTCGGGCACTCTCGCCTCGGCGGCGGTCCGGGGTCCCGGTACGCCGGAGGCGGTCTCGCCCCCACCGCCGTACGTGGCGGTCGTGCCGGCCGGTTCCCTGTGATCCGTCGAGGTCATCCAACCACCGTTCCGGTGTGGGCCGCTGTCCGCTGCCGGGGATCTCAAACTTCGCTGACAGCTTGCTGCTGCTCAACTCACAGGGATTCACACCATGGAACGCGTCACAAACACCGGGTGAACGCGGAGAGGCGGCACCCCCGCACAGGGTGCCGCCTTCTCCCGTGGGCCGGAGCCGCCGCCGATCGGTGAGGGTGGTCGGGTGACAGACGGCGGCTCCGGGGTCTTCGTCCGGGTCGGCTACCGGTGGTCGCTGCCCTTCGAGCGCGAGGCCGCGCGGCCGGCCTCCAGGCGGGCCACCGGGATCCGGAACGGGGAGCAGGAGACGTAGTCCAGACCCACCTCGTGGAAGAAGTGGACCGACTCCGGGTCACCGCCGTGCTCGCCGCAGACGCCGAGCTTCAGGTCGGGGCGGGTGGCGCGGCCGGCCTTCGCGGCGGCGGCGACCAGGGAGCCGACGCCGTCCTTGTCGATGGTCTCGAACGGGGAGACGCCGAAGATGCCCTTCTCCAGGTAGGCCGTGAAGAAGCTGGCCTCGACGTCGTCGCGGCTGAAGCCCCACACGGTCTGGGTCAGGTCGTTGGTGCCGAAGGAGAAGAACTGGGCGGCCTCGGCGATCTGACCGGCGGTCAGCGCGGCGCGCGGCAGCTCGATCATCGTGCCGATGGACAGCTTCAGCTTCGTGCCGGTGGC
The Streptomyces sp. NBC_01723 genome window above contains:
- the nirB gene encoding nitrite reductase large subunit NirB, translating into MTATPAHTPTIVLVGHGMVGQRFLEALAERGLTATHRVVVLCEEPRPAYDRVQLTSYFSGKTPEDLSMTDLAFIEEHGIELHVGDPAETVDRDARTVTARSGLVVGYDVLVLATGSYPFVPPVPGKDAEGCFVYRTIEDLLAIEEYARTATTGAVVGGGLLGLEAAGALKGLGLTSHIVEFAPRLMPVQVDEGGGAALLRTIEGMGLSVHTGVGTQEILTGADGAVTGMKLSDGSELATDLVVFSAGVRPRDQLARDCGLAVGERGGISVDERCRTVTDEHVFAIGECALASDGRVYGLVAPGYEQAETVAATIAAQEASFTGADLSTKLKLLGVDVASFGDAHGTAEDCLDVVYSDSRAGLYKKLVVGRDGTLLGGILVGDAEAYGTLRAFTGSVPPVSPESLVLPAGAGAPVQLGPSALPDDAVICSCHNVTKGSIRGAVTDHQCTTVPEVKKCTKAGTGCGSCVKVLGQLVTAELEASGVEVDKGLCGCFAQTREELYEIVRALRVTSYRELLDRHGREGARGGDGCEVCKPAVGSIIASLAPAIGASGYVLEGEQAALQDTNDHFLANLQKNGSYSVVPRIPGGEIAPEKLIVIGEIARDFGLYTKITGGQRIDMFGARVEQLPVIWARLVDAGFESGHAYGKSLRTVKSCVGQTWCRYGVQDSVRMAIDLELRYRGLRSPHKLKSAVSGCARECAEAQSKDFGVIATSNGWNLYVGGNGGATPRHADLLAQDLSDAELVRLIDRFLMFYIRTADKLERTSTWLERIPGGLDHVRDVVVHDSLGICDELESLMRAHVSHYRDEWAETINDPEKLARFVSFVNAPDTPDPVVGFVPERDQMKPDLPLLNIGMRRTEEDLLEGSTRR
- the nirD gene encoding nitrite reductase small subunit NirD; translation: MTLAPETTDLKVLLRLTDDWFTACDLGALLPGRGVAALLPDGGQVALFRDREGGLYAIDNRDPFTGAAVLSRGLTGTHQGRPFVASPLLKQRFDLSTGECLDDEAVRVAVYEVKAA
- a CDS encoding TetR/AcrR family transcriptional regulator: MARTKEFDPDAALRAALELFWERGYEGTSMSDLVERLGVGRASIYATFGNKRELYLKALARYEEGLLPDLLADLSRPGAALPGVRSLVRRYAAEATAGELRLRGCFVTNTAAELAPHDPVAARRVERNWDQLETVLHSTLTRAAAQGELPAGRDPLTLARMLLVLLQGMRVVGKASADPARLRDAAEQALALLD
- a CDS encoding SDR family NAD(P)-dependent oxidoreductase, with product MTTQRFTDRTALVTGAGSGIGRAVALALAAEGANVVVAGRGREPLDETVALIEAAGGKALAVTADVSRPDDVRAVVDAAVDHFGSLDVAVNNAGVFRGGVPLADLPEADWHAQLDINVTGVFLALAAEVRQMRAQPRGGAIVNIASTFGAHKRSPGAAAYAATKAAVSALTRGAAIDHIADGVRINAVSPGATATSMSLRPGETEEGRAERMRGETPLGRVSSVAEVAAAVLYLASDDAASVVGTDLVVDGGQTA
- a CDS encoding alkaline phosphatase PhoX encodes the protein MDRRTLLRTAVVGGSAVLGGTLWRGAAYAAPAQPGSGPYGALGSPDANGLRLPAGFTSRVIARSGQKVPGTSYTWHGAPDGGACYPDGSGWIYVSNSEVNPSGGASAVRFSATGAVTSAYRVLSGTRQNCAGGRTPWNTWLSCEEVDRGYVYETDPWGVKAAVRRDAMGRFKHEAAAADPVREVVYLTEDVTDGCFYRFRPTTWGDLSSGTLEVLVAGSATSGPVTWARVPDPSGATATRNQVSGAKRFNGGEGCYYADDTCWFTTKGDNRVWQYDAAGQTVELAYDDSLVTSGGAPLTGVDNVTGSSSGDLFVAEDGGNMEICVITPNDVVAPFLRIDGQSGSEITGPAFSPDGTRLYFSSQRGTSGSSSGGITYEVRGPFRS
- a CDS encoding oxidoreductase, whose product is MTGWNTGDIPGLDGRVAVVTGANSGLGYVVARELARKGARVVLACRSEERGSAAVERLLAEVPEVAVEPGRLDLGDLAGIREFAYGLPYERLDLLVNNAGVMALPHGTTTDGFETQFGVNHLGHFALTGLLLPTLLATPGARVVTVSSFLHALGKVDPRDLNSVRRYGRWTAYGRSKSANLLFTHELARRLAARDDAWDVRAVAAHPGYARTNLMTAGPRAEGRRLATRLMGLAARVVAQPAEAGALPVLYAATAPGVPSDSFTGPSFAMWRGAPAPSRRAPWTLDDAMGERLWAASERLTGVTYEALRGLD
- a CDS encoding excalibur calcium-binding domain-containing protein: MNLLRKPAAVAVAALALAALPAAAQAHDGTHPFKNCTEAYDNGYSNIKEGDPHYGAHLDRDQDGVGCDKPPAGFEPADDSGDSGDSGEKATDDNAGTGSGKGSGGDQAAGQQGTDLAETGGDDSTPYIAAGGAIVVLAGGGLLLAVGKRRGNGAA
- a CDS encoding acyltransferase family protein, encoding MTSTDHREPAGTTATYGGGGETASGVPGPRTAAEARVPEAGPPVRRDRLAALDGLRFLAALAVVFFHFVGQAPSTMQTIWDRPVEDVFPVAHGYFAFGRLGVELFFLISGFVICMSAWGRTPRDFFISRVTRLYPMYWAAVAITACVIFFADNPFGHPSPRVLFANLTMLQTPLGVEHLDSVYWTLWPEMCFYLTFAVVVWKGLTYQRVVIYCGLWTVAAVLAPSADIRLLTLLVNPPSAPYFIAGMAFYLMYRYRPTPLLWGIVAMSWLVALHYLLTPDGGRLNWDSWSPWRGWLVLVITVFFLLIAAVALGWTRWIRWRGLTVAGTLTFPLYLLHDAIGVNILHRFGDRAHPWAVVGITVVALVALSYVVQRFVERPVARAARRWLSSAAFSLKTPEPRR